GGAAGAAGGACGGGGTGCGGTTCGATGGGAGGCTGTCCGTTGCACCGATTCGTGATATCGATGGAGTGCTCGTCGGGTTCATGGCCAGCATGGAGGATGTGACCGTATGGAAGGAGGCGGAGAAGGAGAGGAAGGAGCTTTCGGAACAGCTTTCGCAGGCCCAGAAGCTCGAGTCCGTGGGGCGTCTGGCGGGGGGTGTCGCCCACGATTTCAACAACATGTTGAGCGTGATCCTGGGGCACGCTGAAATCCTGCTGGGAAAGCTCGAGCCGGGCGACCGCATGGCGGCGGGTCTGCGGGAGATTCAGGGGGCTGCCGAGCGGTCTGCGCTCTTGACGCGGCAGTTGCTCGCCTTTGCGAGGAAACAGGTCGTGGAGCCCAGGGTCCTCAGTTTGAACGAAACGGTGGAACCCCTCCTGAAGATGCTGCGCCGGTTGATCGGGGAGGACATCGCCCTGCTCTGGCACCCGGGGAGGAATCTCTGGCCGATCCTGATCGACCCGTCGCAGGTCGATCAGATACTGGCGAACCTGTGCGTAAACGCCCGGGATGCCATCGAGGATGTCGGGGAGATCGTCATCGAAACGCGGAATGTCCATCTGGTGGCCGCGCAATACGACGATCACCCGGAGGCTGTCTCCGGCGAGTATGTCCTGTTGTCTGTGAGCGATGACGGCTGCGGCGTGGACAAGGAGGCCCTGCCGTATCTGTTCGAGCCGTTTTTCACGACGAAAGAGGTCGGCAAGGGGACCGGGCTCGGCCTGCCCACCGTGTACGGCATCGTGCGGCAGAACGGGGGCTGGATCGATGTGCAGAGCGAATCCGGGAAGGGCGCCATCTTCAAGATCTATCTTCCGCGCCACTGCGGGGAGGAGATGCAGCCGCAGGAAGCGGTGTTGGACGCCTCGCTCCCGCGCGGCAGCGAGACCATTCTTCTGGTCGAGGACGAGCCTGCGGCGCTCCGAATGACGGCCAGGATGCTTGCGGGGTTGGGCTATCGCGTGCTGAGCGCTTCTTCGCCCGAAGAAGCCATCATGCTCGCGCACAAGCATGCAGACGAAATAGACCTGCTCCTCACGGATGTGGTGATGCCGGGGATGAACGGGAAGAATCTGGCAGATAAAATCCTGTCGACGCACCCCGGTCTCGTCTGCCTCTTCATGTCTGGATACACCGCCGATGTCATCGCTCACCACGGGATGATCCACGAGGGGATCGCATTCATCCAGAAGCCGTTCACCATGAAGGATCTTGCGGTCAAGATCCGCCTATTGTTCGATCAGGACTGAACGAACGACCTTGCGAGGTTGACATGACGACGCTTGTTGTTGTGACGGCAGTTGTGGTTCTGCTGCTGGCGGTCCATCTCTGGTACCTCCGCCGGGTGCGTGCGGCGGGGGAGGAGCTGCGCCGATCGGAGGAGAAGTACCGCGTGCTGGTGGAGCATGCGAACGACGGGATTTTTGTCGCCCAGGATGGCCGGTTCGAGTTCGGGAATGCAAAGGCCTTGGAGTTGGTCGGCTACGACGCAAAGACGCTGCGGGGGTCTAGCTTCGCCGATTTCATCCACCCCGAGGATCGGGCGATGGTGGTTGAGCGGCATTTTCAGCGGTTGAAGAACGAAAAGCCGCCGGAAAGCTACCCCTTCCGGATTCTCCGCCAGGACGGCTCGGTCAGGTGGGTCCACCTGAAGACGGTGCGGATCGACTGGGAAGGCAGGCCCGCGACGCTCAATCTGCTCGAGGATTTCACGGAGAAGAAGGCGGCGCAGGACGCGCTCGCGGAGCGCGAGGAGATGTACCGGAGTCTGGTCGAGCGCGCGAACGACGGCATCATGATCATCCAGGACGAGCGGATCGAGCTGTGCAACAGCATGTTCGCCGGCTGGGTGGGGTGTTCGAAGGCGGAAATCGAGGGCCGGCCGTTTACGGAGTTCGTGAAGGAAGAGGATGCCTCCCTGGTGCTCGATCGGCATCGGAGCCGGATGGCCGGAAGGCCGGTCGAGGGGCTCCTCGAACTGGAACTTCCCCGCAGGGGCGGGGGGGCCACGGACGTGGAGATCAACGCCGGCCTGATCCAATACCGGGGGGCGCCGGCCAATCTGGCCATCCTGCGCGACATTACCAAGCGCAAACAGACCATCGCCGAGCTCAGGAACAAGCGCGCCGAGGTCGATCAGATCTTCAAGGCCCTGCCCGACGCCATGATCTACACGGACACCGGCCGGAGGATCCTCCAGGTCAACCCGTCCTTCACGCGGATCTTCGGCTGGGAGGCCTGGGAGGTGCTGGGCAGGTCGACGCGCTTCCTCCACCCGGACGAGGACTCCTTCCTCGAGCACGGCAAGCTGCACTACAACCGGGAGGTCACCTATGTCGTCGATTTCTACGAACTCGTGACCCGGCGGAAGGACGGGGGCACGTTCCTTGCCGAGGTGGTGGCTGCGCCGGTGCGCGACGCGGAAGGGAAGATCGCCGGGCTCCTCTCCCTGGTGCGGGACATCTCCGGGCGGAGGGAGGCGGAGGAGCGGATCGAGCACCTGAACCGGGTGCTCCACGCCCTGCGGGAGGTGACGCGGTGGATTGGAAGAGAGACGGATCCGCAGCGGCTGACGGAGGCCGTCTGCCATATCCTGGTGACCTGGCGGAGCTACAGGGCGGCGCTGATCGCGCTCCAGCCCCAGGGGGAGGGTATGCCCTTCAGCGTAGCGACGGCGGGGGAGGAGGCGGCCCTGGAGCGGTGGGTCGCGAAGGCCCTGAACGGCGAGATACGGGATTGGATTGGGGAAGGCTCCGGGGAGGACTCCTCGGGCGGGCGGGAGGATTGTCTGTGCAGCCGGATCCAGCATGGGTCGACCCTTTACGGGTATGTGCTCGTGGTCCGCGGGAGGGGCCATGCGGTCGACGAGGAGGAGCGGACGCTTTTCTGTGACATGGCCGCCGATCTGGCCCATGCCCTCGACGCGATCGCCCAGGGCAGGGCTGCGGTCGAGGCGAGGAAGGAGGCCGCGCACCTCGAGAAGCAGTTCTACATGGCGCAGAAGCTCGAGGCGGTGGGGCGGCTGGCGGGCGGGATCGCCCACGACTTCAGCAATGTGGTGACGGTTATCGAGCTTTATGTCGATCTCCTGGAGAGCGGGCTGCCGGAGACCGAGCCGCTGCGCGCTACAACGGCATCTGTCCGGGAGGCCTGCGGCAGGGCCTCGCGGCTGACGCGGCAGCTGCTCACCTTCAGCCGCGGCCAGGTCCTGCAGGTGGAGCATATGAAC
The DNA window shown above is from Desulfatiglans anilini DSM 4660 and carries:
- a CDS encoding PAS domain S-box protein — encoded protein: MTTLVVVTAVVVLLLAVHLWYLRRVRAAGEELRRSEEKYRVLVEHANDGIFVAQDGRFEFGNAKALELVGYDAKTLRGSSFADFIHPEDRAMVVERHFQRLKNEKPPESYPFRILRQDGSVRWVHLKTVRIDWEGRPATLNLLEDFTEKKAAQDALAEREEMYRSLVERANDGIMIIQDERIELCNSMFAGWVGCSKAEIEGRPFTEFVKEEDASLVLDRHRSRMAGRPVEGLLELELPRRGGGATDVEINAGLIQYRGAPANLAILRDITKRKQTIAELRNKRAEVDQIFKALPDAMIYTDTGRRILQVNPSFTRIFGWEAWEVLGRSTRFLHPDEDSFLEHGKLHYNREVTYVVDFYELVTRRKDGGTFLAEVVAAPVRDAEGKIAGLLSLVRDISGRREAEERIEHLNRVLHALREVTRWIGRETDPQRLTEAVCHILVTWRSYRAALIALQPQGEGMPFSVATAGEEAALERWVAKALNGEIRDWIGEGSGEDSSGGREDCLCSRIQHGSTLYGYVLVVRGRGHAVDEEERTLFCDMAADLAHALDAIAQGRAAVEARKEAAHLEKQFYMAQKLEAVGRLAGGIAHDFSNVVTVIELYVDLLESGLPETEPLRATTASVREACGRASRLTRQLLTFSRGQVLQVEHMNLNDLIEQMMNMLRPMVREDISIRFVPAEGLERIKANPGQIEQVVMNLVVNARDAMPDGGEIVIETRSVELDEEYAARHVGVRPGAYVMLAVSDTGSGIPKEVMGRIFEPFFTTKKPGFGTGLGLSTVYGIVKQSGGNIWAYSEPGQGTTFKVYLPQTAEGEAVRRTENQPLEFYGSETILLVENEEWLLELVEYMLKVAGYKVLAAGSGEEALRVAEEFGGPVDLLLTDVVMPGLSGQETAERFKERYPEAKVLYMSGYSEEIVFRGNGEGEKTLFISKPFTAAELARKLREVLGEVP